The following coding sequences lie in one Leptotrichia hongkongensis genomic window:
- a CDS encoding S1C family serine protease: protein MKKINFIKKENKKFALLSMLFLILSCSNKTENNSENKSNTTNVEQQKTISQEELQKYTKNAVQTQDAFVSVHNSVKDSIVNIRTKKTVTVNTYNPLEELLYGRSGGQEKRESGSLGSGFVVSKDGYIVTNNHVIDGADEIYVKFSNGREYRTKLVGTSPEVDIAVLKINSNETFKPLEFANSDQVQIGQWSIAFGNPLGLNDSMTVGIVSAAGRSSLGIEEIENFIQTDAAINQGNSGGPLIDITGKVIGVNTAIYSQSGGSVGIGFAIPANLVMTVKDSIIANGKFEKPYIGVYLDNLDENKVKALNLKSSNGVFIGNVVPNGPAAAAGITRNDVITAVDGKSVNSAGAFVGEIAAKKVGQTIKLTVLRNGQSIEIPVNLIKTPNAIEQQRIIQQRQQQQLGR, encoded by the coding sequence ATGAAAAAAATAAATTTTATAAAAAAAGAAAATAAGAAATTTGCATTATTGTCAATGTTGTTCTTAATTTTAAGCTGTTCCAACAAAACTGAAAATAATTCTGAAAATAAAAGCAATACAACAAATGTTGAACAGCAAAAGACAATTTCTCAGGAAGAACTGCAAAAATATACTAAAAATGCGGTTCAAACTCAAGATGCCTTTGTAAGTGTTCATAACAGCGTAAAAGATTCGATTGTAAATATCAGAACTAAAAAAACAGTAACAGTAAATACTTATAACCCATTGGAAGAGTTATTATATGGACGTTCTGGAGGACAAGAAAAACGTGAATCAGGATCACTTGGTTCAGGATTCGTTGTCTCAAAAGATGGATATATTGTTACAAATAACCACGTTATCGATGGTGCAGATGAAATTTATGTAAAATTCTCAAATGGACGTGAATATCGTACAAAACTTGTAGGAACTTCGCCTGAAGTTGACATCGCTGTACTGAAAATTAATTCAAACGAGACTTTTAAACCATTAGAATTTGCAAATTCGGATCAAGTCCAAATCGGACAGTGGTCAATAGCCTTTGGAAATCCATTGGGATTGAACGACTCGATGACAGTTGGAATTGTAAGTGCTGCAGGACGTAGCTCACTTGGAATTGAAGAAATAGAAAACTTTATTCAAACAGATGCCGCTATCAATCAGGGAAATAGTGGAGGTCCATTAATTGACATAACAGGAAAAGTTATTGGAGTGAACACTGCGATTTATTCACAAAGCGGAGGAAGTGTAGGAATCGGATTTGCTATTCCAGCAAACCTAGTAATGACAGTAAAAGACTCAATCATCGCAAATGGTAAGTTTGAAAAACCATATATTGGAGTATATTTAGATAATTTAGATGAAAACAAAGTAAAAGCTCTTAACTTAAAATCATCAAACGGTGTATTCATCGGAAATGTTGTTCCAAATGGCCCAGCCGCAGCTGCAGGAATAACTAGAAATGATGTTATTACAGCTGTTGATGGAAAAAGTGTGAACTCTGCAGGTGCATTTGTTGGAGAAATAGCCGCTAAAAAAGTGGGACAAACTATAAAATTAACTGTCCTTAGAAATGGACAGTCAATAGAAATACCAGTAAATCTTATAAAAACTCCAAACGCTATTGAGCAGCAACGTATTATACAACAAAGACAGCAGCAGCAACTTGGAAGATAA
- the tpx gene encoding thiol peroxidase, with the protein MAEIKNKVTFKGNPVTLVGTEVKAGEVAPDFTVLSPELKEVKLSDYKGKVVVIAVFPSVDTGVCALQLARFNQEAASFGDDVQLLTISADLPFALGRYCADKGIKNALTASDHKELDFGTKYGFVIKELRLLSRGTVIVDKDGIIKYVEYVKEVGEHPDYEKALEVIKELTK; encoded by the coding sequence ATGGCAGAAATAAAAAATAAAGTAACATTCAAGGGAAATCCTGTAACTCTTGTGGGAACAGAAGTGAAAGCTGGAGAAGTAGCGCCAGACTTTACAGTTTTATCACCAGAATTAAAGGAAGTAAAATTAAGTGACTATAAAGGAAAGGTTGTTGTAATAGCAGTATTTCCATCAGTTGATACTGGAGTATGTGCTTTACAGCTGGCTAGATTTAATCAGGAAGCTGCAAGTTTTGGAGATGATGTTCAACTGCTTACAATTTCAGCTGATTTACCATTTGCATTAGGAAGATATTGTGCAGATAAAGGAATAAAAAACGCTTTAACGGCTTCAGACCATAAAGAGTTAGATTTTGGAACAAAATATGGATTTGTAATAAAAGAATTAAGATTATTGTCAAGAGGAACGGTTATCGTAGATAAAGACGGAATTATTAAATATGTAGAATATGTAAAAGAAGTTGGAGAACATCCAGATTACGAAAAAGCGTTGGAAGTAATAAAAGAATTAACTAAATAA
- a CDS encoding ArsR/SmtB family transcription factor, with the protein MNKILEEENENYEIKAIHKDIVERVEKMMPEEEVVYDLADFFKILGDTTRMRILSALFQEEMCVYDIANLLKMTQSAISHQLRVLKQGRFVKYRKEGKVVYYSLEDDHIKHIVEQGMTHILEKK; encoded by the coding sequence ATGAATAAAATACTCGAAGAAGAAAATGAAAATTATGAAATAAAGGCTATTCATAAGGATATTGTGGAAAGGGTCGAAAAAATGATGCCAGAAGAAGAAGTTGTGTATGATTTGGCGGATTTTTTTAAGATACTAGGAGATACAACTAGAATGAGAATATTAAGTGCCTTATTTCAAGAAGAAATGTGCGTGTACGATATTGCAAATCTTTTGAAAATGACTCAATCTGCTATTTCACATCAGCTAAGAGTCCTAAAGCAGGGAAGATTTGTTAAGTACAGGAAAGAGGGAAAAGTTGTGTATTATTCGCTGGAAGATGATCATATAAAGCATATAGTGGAACAGGGAATGACACACATTTTAGAAAAGAAATAA
- a CDS encoding ABC transporter permease: MKNILKFLIKRIAMGLVTLWLVITITFFLIHMLPGDPFQSEKAIPPKVKENLMAKYHLDRPLGEQYVEYLKNIAKGDLGASMKVRGRTVNDVINKSFLTSADLGARSIIFALALGIPLGIIAALKRGKFQDRLSMIVAIIGISVPSFVLAGLMQKYFVDVHNGILIDKYNLPLVRILLSGWDRPEKKILPVIALGLYTVALIARLLRDKMIEVMGQDYIRLAIAKGVKPKNIVFRHALRNAILPIITIMGPTIAAVLTGSFVIEKMFSIPGLGKYFVDSINDRDYTMVLGVTVFYAIFLIVMMILVDIVYVLVDPKIKLGKGDEV; the protein is encoded by the coding sequence ATGAAAAATATTTTAAAGTTTTTAATTAAAAGAATCGCAATGGGGCTTGTAACGTTGTGGCTAGTTATTACTATTACATTTTTTCTAATACATATGTTACCTGGTGATCCGTTTCAAAGTGAAAAAGCGATTCCACCTAAAGTAAAGGAAAATCTAATGGCAAAATACCATTTGGATCGTCCACTTGGGGAACAATATGTTGAATATCTAAAAAACATAGCAAAAGGAGATTTGGGAGCATCCATGAAAGTTCGTGGAAGAACTGTTAATGATGTTATTAACAAAAGTTTTCTGACATCTGCAGATTTAGGAGCAAGATCTATTATATTTGCACTAGCTCTTGGAATTCCGCTTGGAATTATTGCGGCTCTTAAAAGAGGAAAATTTCAAGATAGGCTTTCAATGATTGTTGCAATAATTGGAATATCTGTTCCAAGTTTTGTATTGGCGGGACTTATGCAGAAGTATTTTGTTGATGTGCATAACGGTATTTTGATTGATAAATATAACCTACCTCTTGTAAGAATTTTGTTATCTGGATGGGACAGACCTGAGAAAAAAATATTGCCAGTTATTGCACTTGGACTTTACACAGTGGCATTAATTGCACGTTTATTAAGAGATAAAATGATAGAAGTAATGGGGCAGGACTATATAAGGCTGGCTATTGCAAAAGGAGTAAAACCAAAAAATATCGTATTTAGACACGCTTTAAGAAATGCAATTTTACCAATTATTACAATAATGGGTCCAACAATTGCGGCAGTTCTTACAGGGTCATTTGTAATTGAAAAGATGTTTTCAATTCCTGGATTAGGAAAATATTTCGTTGACAGTATCAATGACAGGGATTATACAATGGTACTTGGAGTTACGGTATTTTATGCAATATTCCTAATTGTTATGATGATACTTGTAGATATTGTATATGTTTTAGTTGATCCTAAAATTAAACTTGGAAAAGGAGATGAGGTATAG
- a CDS encoding ABC transporter permease: MAENIKKIITENDYIPTPEDFQIVGPDTNQSEVIYKPSLTFWQDGWRRFKKNKLALSFLGITLIFIFLAIFGQSLTKYSYRAQDLSAKFLSPAKGIAKGHYLGTDNLGRDLFARLSQGIRISMELSLITAAICVVFGTIYGAVSAYFGGIIDTIMTRIVEILLIIPSMIYIILLMVVMGNSVKTIIIAMSLTRWLNYSLLVRGEVLKIKENEFVLASKSLGGNFLWITLKHLIPNTLSVIIIRLTTDIPNIIFTEAFLSFIGLGVPIPQASLGNLVFDGFVNMTSYPYLFIIPSVVISLITLAFNIVGDALNDALNPKLRD; encoded by the coding sequence GTGGCAGAAAACATAAAAAAAATCATAACTGAAAATGATTATATCCCAACACCTGAAGACTTTCAAATTGTAGGTCCTGACACTAATCAAAGCGAAGTAATCTACAAACCAAGTTTAACATTCTGGCAGGATGGATGGAGAAGATTCAAGAAAAATAAATTAGCTTTGTCATTTTTGGGAATAACTCTTATTTTCATATTTTTAGCAATATTTGGACAAAGTTTGACAAAATATTCTTATAGGGCTCAAGATTTATCAGCTAAATTTTTAAGTCCAGCGAAAGGGATTGCAAAAGGACATTATTTAGGAACTGATAATTTGGGACGTGATTTATTTGCAAGACTTTCACAAGGGATAAGAATTTCAATGGAATTATCTTTGATAACAGCTGCAATCTGTGTTGTTTTCGGAACAATTTATGGAGCTGTATCAGCATATTTTGGTGGGATTATTGACACGATAATGACTAGAATTGTAGAAATATTATTAATTATTCCATCAATGATTTACATAATTTTATTAATGGTTGTAATGGGAAACAGTGTAAAAACAATAATTATCGCAATGTCACTGACAAGATGGTTAAATTATTCACTGTTAGTACGTGGAGAAGTCCTAAAAATAAAGGAAAATGAGTTTGTATTAGCTTCAAAATCACTTGGTGGAAACTTTTTATGGATAACTCTAAAACACTTAATTCCGAATACATTAAGTGTAATAATAATAAGACTTACAACAGATATACCAAACATTATCTTTACTGAAGCATTTTTAAGTTTCATTGGGCTTGGAGTACCAATTCCACAGGCTTCACTTGGAAACTTGGTATTTGATGGTTTCGTAAATATGACTTCATATCCGTATTTATTCATTATTCCATCAGTTGTAATTTCATTAATTACATTGGCATTTAATATAGTTGGAGATGCTTTAAATGATGCATTAAATCCAAAATTAAGAGATTAA
- a CDS encoding ABC transporter ATP-binding protein: MGKKLLEVKDLSVSFNTYAGEVQALRGINFSVDRGETLAIVGESGSGKSVTVQTIMRLIPMPPGEIKNGEILFDGEDLVKASPERMRELRGGKIGMIFQDPMTSLNPTIKVGKQIMEGILIHKNVTKEEAKQQAVEMLRKVGIPKPEERFHQYPHEFSGGMRQRAVIAIALSCEPDLLICDEPTTALDVTIQAQILDLINELKKELNIAVILITHDLGVVAETADRVVVMYAGEKLEEAPVRELFKNPKHPYTWGLLKSLPRLDMKIGEKLASIPGTPPDLLKPPAGDPFAARSEYAMKIDYERKPPMIDLGNGHLVKSWLYVDGAPKVKSPFEQEADNREEEGK, encoded by the coding sequence ATGGGAAAAAAATTATTAGAAGTAAAAGACTTGAGTGTTTCTTTTAATACATATGCTGGGGAAGTTCAGGCTCTTAGAGGTATTAACTTTTCTGTGGATCGTGGAGAAACACTTGCAATCGTTGGAGAGTCTGGTTCAGGGAAATCAGTTACTGTGCAAACGATTATGAGATTGATACCAATGCCGCCAGGGGAAATAAAAAATGGAGAAATTCTTTTTGATGGGGAAGATTTGGTAAAGGCTTCTCCAGAAAGAATGAGAGAACTTCGTGGCGGAAAAATAGGAATGATATTCCAAGACCCTATGACATCGCTTAATCCAACAATTAAAGTTGGAAAACAGATTATGGAAGGGATTTTAATTCATAAGAATGTAACAAAGGAAGAGGCAAAGCAGCAAGCTGTTGAAATGCTTAGAAAAGTTGGAATTCCTAAACCAGAAGAAAGATTTCATCAATATCCACATGAATTTTCTGGGGGAATGCGTCAAAGAGCAGTTATAGCCATTGCACTTTCGTGCGAGCCAGACTTATTAATCTGTGATGAGCCAACAACTGCTTTGGATGTTACAATACAAGCACAAATTCTAGATTTGATAAATGAACTGAAAAAAGAATTGAACATTGCTGTAATACTTATAACACATGATTTAGGAGTAGTTGCTGAAACTGCTGACAGAGTAGTTGTTATGTATGCTGGAGAAAAATTAGAGGAAGCTCCTGTAAGAGAACTGTTTAAAAATCCAAAGCATCCTTATACTTGGGGACTTTTAAAATCATTGCCAAGACTGGATATGAAAATTGGAGAAAAACTGGCTTCTATTCCAGGGACTCCGCCAGATTTATTAAAACCGCCTGCAGGAGATCCGTTTGCAGCACGTTCTGAATATGCAATGAAAATTGACTACGAAAGAAAACCTCCTATGATTGATTTAGGAAATGGGCACCTTGTAAAATCTTGGCTTTATGTCGATGGTGCTCCAAAAGTAAAATCTCCTTTTGAGCAGGAAGCAGATAACAGAGAAGAGGAGGGGAAATAA
- a CDS encoding ABC transporter ATP-binding protein, protein MSSNEIKKEKLIEMKNLKKYFPMKKRQVLKAVENVTMDIYKGEILSLVGESGSGKTTLGRTVSRLYTKTNGDILFNGKPIEDYGRKEFTKKVQMIFQDPQASLNPRMTVGDIIAEGIDIHKLAASKQERMEKVYGLLEIVGLNREHASRFPHEFSGGQRQRIGIARALAVDPEVLVCDEPISALDVSIQAQVVNLLKDLQKERNLTLLFIAHDLSMVKYISDRVAVMYRGKVVELGTPEVVYSDPVHSYTKSLISAVPIADPDFKKTTKIDMDESYLRSPMGDASEIGIIPKTPELTEYKPGHFVETSFLKEKGLI, encoded by the coding sequence ATGTCATCTAATGAAATCAAAAAAGAAAAATTAATAGAAATGAAAAATTTAAAAAAATATTTTCCAATGAAAAAAAGACAAGTACTAAAGGCTGTAGAAAATGTTACAATGGACATTTACAAAGGTGAAATTCTAAGTCTTGTAGGAGAATCAGGTTCTGGAAAGACTACGCTTGGAAGAACTGTCAGCAGACTTTATACAAAGACAAATGGGGATATTTTATTTAATGGAAAACCTATAGAAGATTATGGAAGAAAAGAATTCACAAAAAAAGTTCAGATGATATTCCAAGATCCGCAGGCTTCCCTTAATCCAAGAATGACTGTTGGAGATATTATTGCTGAAGGGATTGATATTCACAAACTAGCAGCTTCAAAACAGGAAAGAATGGAAAAAGTTTATGGCCTTTTGGAAATTGTTGGACTAAACAGGGAGCATGCGAGCCGTTTCCCTCACGAATTTTCTGGAGGACAAAGACAGAGAATTGGAATTGCAAGAGCATTAGCAGTTGATCCAGAAGTATTAGTGTGTGATGAGCCAATTTCAGCTCTGGATGTGTCAATTCAGGCACAAGTTGTAAATTTATTAAAGGACTTGCAAAAAGAAAGAAATTTGACTTTACTATTTATCGCACATGATTTGTCAATGGTAAAATATATTTCAGACAGAGTAGCAGTTATGTATCGTGGAAAAGTAGTAGAACTAGGAACTCCAGAAGTTGTTTACAGCGACCCTGTTCATAGCTACACAAAGTCTCTTATTTCCGCTGTACCAATAGCAGATCCTGATTTCAAGAAGACAACAAAAATTGATATGGATGAATCATATTTAAGAAGTCCAATGGGAGATGCTTCTGAAATAGGTATTATCCCTAAAACTCCTGAATTAACAGAATATAAGCCAGGACACTTTGTGGAAACTTCTTTCTTAAAGGAAAAAGGACTTATTTAA
- a CDS encoding peptide ABC transporter substrate-binding protein, whose translation MKKSFLVFCLLISMFIISCGKSGNDGKSAAFNIEAEPTSLDPQVLTDISGFMVANMTYEPLVRLNEKNEVVPAGAESWTKSEDGKVWTFKIRKGMKWSNGDPVTGKDYFNGIKRGIDPKTQSEYSILTFYIENAENFNNGTIKDFGQVGVKLKDDYTLEFTLSKPAPYFIKTLIMPIYFPVNEKALAANPEGYASDADKSIYNGPFIMKEWVHDNKIVMKKNPNYWNAQNIKLDTLTATIVADFDAATNFFENKELDLTRISVEKMASYKGKPELHTVPDGRVYYFGFNRSNPVLKNIKIRQALSLAIDRKQLVDSVLNGVGLPASGVVALGNAGEKGDFRKEAGDLFAQFSNTNPKQLFDEGLKELNITPAQVKLKLTVDEKGTGKKEAEFYQAQWKEKLGIDVEVEVLTTKERIARAKAGEFDIVRYGWGPDYADPMTYLEIFHSKSKDLNFAKYSNPEYDKLIDLAKVNQDNKTRMDAMKKAEKLLSDDFTYSALYYQVGVYLINPNLKGVVLRSVGDSVDFYSAYITK comes from the coding sequence ATGAAAAAAAGTTTTTTAGTATTTTGTTTACTTATATCAATGTTTATCATCTCTTGTGGAAAATCTGGCAATGATGGTAAATCAGCAGCATTTAACATTGAAGCTGAACCAACATCTTTAGATCCCCAAGTTTTAACTGATATCAGTGGATTTATGGTTGCAAATATGACTTATGAGCCACTTGTAAGGCTAAATGAAAAAAATGAAGTTGTTCCTGCTGGAGCTGAAAGCTGGACTAAATCAGAAGACGGAAAAGTATGGACATTTAAAATCAGAAAAGGAATGAAATGGAGCAACGGAGATCCTGTTACAGGAAAAGACTACTTTAACGGAATCAAAAGAGGAATCGATCCTAAAACTCAATCTGAATATTCAATACTTACTTTCTACATTGAAAATGCAGAGAACTTTAATAATGGAACTATAAAAGACTTTGGACAAGTTGGAGTAAAATTAAAAGACGACTATACACTTGAATTTACTTTATCAAAACCTGCACCATACTTTATAAAGACATTAATTATGCCAATTTACTTCCCAGTTAATGAAAAAGCATTGGCTGCTAATCCTGAAGGATATGCTTCAGATGCTGATAAATCTATATATAATGGACCTTTCATTATGAAAGAATGGGTACACGACAATAAAATAGTAATGAAGAAAAATCCTAATTACTGGAATGCTCAAAATATAAAATTAGACACTCTTACAGCAACAATTGTAGCAGATTTTGACGCAGCTACAAATTTCTTTGAAAATAAAGAGTTGGATTTAACAAGAATTTCTGTAGAAAAGATGGCAAGTTACAAAGGAAAACCTGAATTACATACAGTTCCTGATGGAAGAGTATACTATTTTGGATTTAATCGTTCAAATCCTGTATTAAAAAATATAAAAATTAGACAGGCATTATCTCTTGCAATAGATAGAAAACAGCTTGTTGATAGTGTTCTAAATGGAGTAGGACTTCCTGCTTCAGGAGTTGTTGCACTTGGAAATGCTGGAGAAAAAGGTGACTTTAGAAAAGAAGCTGGAGATTTATTTGCACAATTCTCAAACACTAATCCAAAACAGTTATTTGATGAGGGATTAAAAGAATTAAATATTACTCCTGCACAAGTTAAGTTAAAATTAACTGTTGACGAAAAAGGAACTGGTAAAAAAGAAGCTGAATTTTACCAGGCTCAATGGAAAGAAAAATTAGGTATTGATGTGGAAGTGGAAGTTCTAACTACTAAAGAAAGAATCGCACGTGCAAAAGCTGGAGAATTTGACATAGTAAGATATGGTTGGGGACCTGATTATGCAGATCCTATGACTTACCTTGAAATTTTCCACTCAAAATCAAAAGATCTTAATTTTGCTAAATATTCAAATCCTGAGTATGACAAATTAATTGACTTGGCTAAAGTTAATCAAGATAATAAAACTAGAATGGATGCGATGAAAAAAGCAGAAAAATTACTATCAGACGACTTTACATATTCAGCACTTTACTATCAAGTAGGGGTATATTTAATAAATCCTAACTTAAAAGGTGTTGTTTTACGTTCAGTTGGAGATTCTGTAGACTTTTATAGTGCTTATATTACAAAATAA
- a CDS encoding peptide ABC transporter substrate-binding protein, whose translation MKKILLIFTILLAFVISCGKGGDSETLKLNLKEEGKSYDPQLANDSTGEFVDSLIAETLTRQAEDGKSIPGVAEKWEHNENSTVWTFHLRKNAKWSNGDPITAKDFRDGWVRALKPETAGEYADKLFYIKNAEQFNAGKIKDENQLGIKVIDDYTLEVTLNNPLTYFDSIVRIQTYAPLNKKFYDKVGEKYMTSPETSISSGVYIIKSWTRDSEIVFEKNENYWNKDNIKLKSIKILFINDPNASVNAFKNGEIDSTNISVEQAKEFKNDKRKLLVKDGSVWYMTYNMKNKVLANKKIRQALSLAVDREKLITDVLDNTGEAAYTYTTKGVGINGISKDFSEEAGKIFPAYNPQKAKQLLAEGLKELGLQKLPDLTMIFNDSGNNKVISEYIQESLRTNLGVNLKIEGMTFQSRLDKMQHRDYEIALAGYNGDYNDAITYLDRFLTKDGNNFSDYSNPRYDELVKKVKSSGNQEERVKNMIEMERIIAEDMPVGLLYYRQNTKLLNPRVHNIVFSPIGKDFVLDNTYIK comes from the coding sequence ATGAAGAAAATATTACTAATCTTTACAATATTACTGGCTTTCGTTATTTCCTGTGGAAAAGGTGGAGATTCTGAAACATTAAAGCTCAACTTAAAAGAAGAAGGGAAATCTTATGATCCACAGCTTGCAAATGATTCAACGGGAGAATTTGTAGATTCACTTATTGCTGAAACATTAACAAGACAGGCAGAAGATGGAAAATCTATTCCTGGTGTGGCAGAAAAATGGGAACACAACGAAAATTCAACAGTGTGGACATTCCACTTGAGAAAAAATGCAAAATGGAGCAATGGTGATCCTATTACGGCAAAAGACTTTAGAGATGGTTGGGTTAGAGCATTAAAACCTGAAACAGCAGGAGAATATGCAGATAAATTATTTTACATAAAAAATGCTGAACAATTTAATGCAGGGAAAATTAAAGATGAAAATCAGCTTGGTATAAAGGTTATCGATGATTACACACTAGAAGTAACATTGAACAATCCTCTTACCTACTTTGATTCGATTGTAAGAATTCAGACTTATGCTCCTCTAAACAAAAAATTCTATGATAAAGTAGGAGAAAAATATATGACATCTCCTGAAACATCAATTTCATCAGGTGTATATATAATAAAATCTTGGACAAGAGATTCAGAAATCGTATTCGAAAAAAATGAAAACTACTGGAATAAAGATAACATTAAATTAAAATCTATAAAGATATTATTTATAAATGATCCTAATGCCAGCGTAAATGCCTTTAAAAATGGAGAAATTGACTCAACAAACATTTCTGTTGAGCAGGCTAAGGAATTTAAGAATGACAAACGTAAACTGCTTGTAAAAGACGGTTCTGTCTGGTATATGACATACAACATGAAAAATAAAGTTCTTGCGAACAAAAAAATTAGACAAGCTTTATCACTTGCTGTAGATAGAGAAAAATTAATTACAGATGTACTTGATAATACAGGAGAAGCTGCTTACACTTATACAACAAAAGGTGTTGGAATCAACGGTATTTCAAAAGATTTCTCTGAAGAAGCAGGAAAAATTTTCCCAGCTTACAATCCACAAAAAGCAAAACAATTGCTAGCAGAAGGATTAAAAGAGCTAGGATTACAAAAATTGCCTGATTTGACAATGATTTTCAATGATTCTGGAAATAATAAGGTTATTTCTGAATATATTCAAGAAAGTTTAAGAACAAATTTAGGAGTAAACCTTAAAATTGAAGGAATGACATTCCAATCAAGACTAGATAAAATGCAACACAGAGACTATGAAATTGCTCTTGCAGGTTACAATGGAGATTATAACGATGCAATCACTTACTTAGATAGATTCTTGACAAAAGATGGAAATAATTTTTCAGATTACTCTAATCCTCGTTACGACGAACTTGTGAAAAAAGTTAAAAGTTCTGGAAATCAGGAAGAAAGAGTTAAGAATATGATTGAAATGGAAAGAATAATTGCAGAAGATATGCCTGTGGGACTACTTTACTATAGACAAAATACAAAATTATTGAATCCAAGAGTTCATAACATTGTATTTAGTCCAATAGGAAAAGACTTCGTTTTGGATAATACTTATATAAAATAA